Genomic window (Nilaparvata lugens isolate BPH chromosome 7, ASM1435652v1, whole genome shotgun sequence):
CAACGGTTTCATTACCGCACCTCAACATGTTTCTGATGTTATGATGTAAGTTTACTCAATTTCTCTTTCTAGTGGTAAGAATATATAACTAAACTACGGTTCAtgaatttttgtaatgtattcTTTATGGAATCgctttaaaattaaacttgacaatgaaataataaaaattaagaaCTTAGAAAAGCAAGCTATTATGAGCCAACTAATGGGAAAGGAGTTTTTTGGAAGAATATTACAATagaaagattttttttaatcatgcaggaGTATTATAATATAGGACAAATAATATGTATCatgttctaaaataaaatatcctAAGTGTAAGAGTAGAAAACGcacaatttgaattttaaatggTTCACATATCATCGTTTATGAAcagtaaaattaattattatcaaaccaaaatccaaattaaatgctgtaattcaccccgaagacttctgctactgcaaatattgacaacagggtaaacagctagatggaaattagataagcgctactattcaaaaattatttgttagccCGGGAAGGGCTCCATCTGTAAACAGTGAAGTTCCAACGCAATTTAAAACATAAAGTATTCTAATGAATTATCGAATTAATATTGTTAGCTTAATTCTACGCACAATACCTCTCCTGGTTTGCAGAATATATTGGTGGTTCCAGAGTGTAACGGTTGCCCTTCCAACACAAAATCAGAGGTGTACGCAACCATTACTTGCAAAAATCTTATAAAACCAatagatatttttgaaaaatgatttagTTTTGTCTTAAAGTTGATTACAGATCAACCAATTGTAAACTACACACGGCAGTAGTAATATGCCGCTTTTAACGCAGTCAAAACGTAATTTTTGTAATTCTTCAAGTTCAATTCACAAGGCTAAATTTGTGTATGAAATAGCAAATAGGAGGAacaaatgatcaaataaattaaaattcatcacTAATCAGAAACTTTTTCGTGATGAGAAATTACTTCTATCAGCTCAGGAAGAGATTGATATTCACATATCTCTCTCATGTTCGTTATGTTAAATGAATTCTACAGTTGGGTTCCAAACAACggtttggattttcgtttaataataataatgataattaaatgAATTCATGATTTCTTAAATCACACTCAAttcttattataaattaatatctgaCACGAAGTAATTTATCAACTATATTAATTGTTCACTAAATTCTGTTTAAATAATGAATGCAactcattcaataaaaattgatagtgaaacaaaacaaaactaGGCCTACACCCTCTACTGGGAAAAGGTTTGATAATAATCATATCAATGACTGCTTCACACTAGAAGTAATTCCGTAACGGTCTGTCAATTATGTAACAGGAACAAATAATGGTGCATCAAATTTACTGTCCTTGTAGCGATTACGTCGGTCTTGTCAATTCATTCATAGATAATCCATTTATCCTTGATCTTCATCAATTGATCATTGATAGTAATACATCTTTATATCAATTACAAATCTGGAGAGCTCAGTACTACAcgatattattcaaatatattatgTTGGATCCATACCAATGAGCCCATTATCGCATTCTAGTACCAACCAAATAATCTTACTCCAAGTTCAACAAACCGTACTCTAATGAAAAATCAAGGATTTGATGTACGGTAACGGTAATGACACACTAAGCCGGACACAACACAATTGGAGAAAAAATACCCTGCGCATATAAAAAAATGTCTGGAAGCGTCTATTGTGACATGATCTCATCTACTCAAATGCTAAGGCCTTCCTACTTGGTCGGAGCGGTCATCATGTCCGGGTTGGTGTGATACCACCCTAACGAAACGTATTAAATAcgtttatttcaataaatttaatttattatcaatacatCTATTGATAAGGGTAGGCTATTGAGTGATGATTCTATTAAAATGAATGAGGTATACATTTTctactatagtcaggtccacgttataatggcagtgctttaattagcaatgatattgctatccttgtctatcattcaacgaagcaaatagcgctatctctttttcgctttgctctgttgccagatcgtcttttaacaattaactgagaaaatatttcatcttaattatggaaattcatatgaaattatagaaaaatatgatttcttgcttaataaaatataattgattatttaaaacgagaaagaacagttaatattacattaataaacctgcatcagctaccgtctgtagaaggcattgacaagtcagaggatcgacaacgttgttctcctatctttcttcactgccattataacgtggacttcacaaTAGAGACTCCCTAGAAGGATATGTTTATTCAAGACAATAATGATATATGTCtaactatgaaaaaattaagttgatagatatttacaataataagaataataaattgattaaaataaagATTACTTACCAAGAACAATTATTGTCACAAATCGATCCATCCCTTTGAAAGAATTCCCAATTCAACCAAGAAacatttctaaaaataatttcccACTCATGAAAGCACAATAAAGTAGTGGATTATCTGTAGCTTTTTCAGTCACTTTTGTTAAAAACCGACCATCAGTTTCTGTAGACGGGTgaacaaaaatcaattgaaGAGCATTTTCCAAAATCTGTGCTATTCTAAAAATTTTCCACTCTTGATGTGAGTCAACTTAAAATTAATCGAACACATAACTTGAGAAGTAAACTTTCGAACGTTAGTAGCATTCACTGGAACTGaactgaaaaataaatgaatcactGTTGGATGAATTCGACCTTTGATCCTGCGCCGGGGTTATCGCATACATTCGTCTTCTTATCTTCCTTCGAAGAAAGTGGGGAAGCAGCGAGACCATACACAGAGCAATACACGATATTAGGAGAAAATAGCAGAGAGAAACAGTAGAGAAGGGcaaatgagagagaatgagtagaCTTGGAGAAATTAGTTCCTCTATCAGTCTGCTGTATTAGTTGATAATAgcattcaattttaataatttaaaaattggcTGTACACAATGATTGTGACAGGGTGATTGTTTGCCGGTCTCATTGCAACGGGATGCcatcaatttgaaattgaaatgaatgacGATTCTGTGAATACCAGCTTAATTCTATCCAGTTGAAATGGAGTAGTCCAGAGATTAGTATTACTTCTTCCCGAATTCGAGCACTAAATCGTAATGTAAAACTGTTGACCTACTCATAATGCAACAACCTTGATTGTTCAATACAAATTAAGAATAGAGTAAACAAAATTCAACGTTTCATTTCATTCAGGGAGCACTCCACACTGTTGAAAAACCGTATATACTTTGGGAACATAGTAgttcaatgatttattattctatctatAAAATATTCCATATAATAGAAATTGAGGAAATGCTCAATCTACTGCCTATCAAGGAAAATGAATGATTCAGAAAATGTTATCAAGATAATATGAAATGTAAATCAAAATCTGGAAAATTTTAAAGATATTTTCTGATTACAGTTATTGTACAAACAGTAAAACTAAATATGTACACACATAGAAGACGTAGTTGTATCCAAGAATAGAATTGCATTACTCATAATGTTTGTTCATCTCTATTAATAGATCTCACTTTATCATTGATTTagataattgatcaatatttttgtcatatcAGAGCAaagaatttctaaaaatagacattttaatttatctaattgaatatactatttaaataagctgatcaaaatatattttatcacatCAATATTtgctatttcaataataaatagtgTTTTTTTTGCTATGGTGAAAGTGTTTTTCAagatattcatttttaaaatgatatcATTAGAGAAGTAAACCTAATTGAGTCTtttcatttcgatgatgtacttattgtatgaataaagaaagttgtattaatattttcatgtaatgaaatttcaataatgtttGTTCATCTTTAATAATAGAAGATCGCACTTTTCCATGCagcttttttatcaaatattgtaTCAAATAAGAACGATCTGTTTCaataatagatataataattgaatcggtctgaagagaaagggaacatgtcaaaaatcagaatttctcaggggagagaaaaaactgaatacagataaaagtattgataatttcaatattgttttttgtcATTAGGGTGCAAACTCTTTCAAGACAACAATTTTAATCCAGTATAAGCACTTATATAAGATTCACCccttaaaattgagtttttgtTAATTTCCTATTACTCATGATGATATTGTAAATTATCACTTTTCAACTTTTACAATAAACACCTCAACCGAAAGCAATCTAACCTCAAAGCAACGCGTGAATCAAAGGTAACTCAACAACAGCATAAAAATCACAACTGACAAACAGATCATTTTCGAATGTTCGGCGTTGAAAGGGAACATGTGTGTCATGACTAGTTCCCTTTTACTCCAGTACAGCAAAATTACGATATCTGTTTCTCGTATAAAGAGAAtgctgacatgttccctttcaactccaatcgatgtatcccacagtaaagaactcatttcaaccataaaaaaatgaaaaattttgacatgttccctttctcctcaggccgattcaattattattcatcctttttAAATGCCCCTAAATACGCTAATAAAAATATAGTGTCCCAAAAAGAACGCAACATTGGATTGTTAATTTActtataattttacaatattttccattaCAATGGAAAGTGCATTTTCTACGGTTAATTGTGGAAcaaaatataagaaaaaaataatcttcatgACTTTGGTGACACACTTTGCTTTTTCAACAAAATCTGTGTCTCCCTGGACTCACAGTGATACTTTGTTTGAACACAGCAATGTTCTCGATAAACCGGCCAAGACGAGGGTGTCCTGGAGGTTGAATATTCAAAAGTGAACCTGTTCTTTCGTACAGgtcaataccatagagaaacaatagcgtaagtagatatcccatggtatagggcgtttaggtcgcaacttttattgttatatcaagccgatagtccatgtaattctttcccgtgaagctgtgtgacactggtagtctctcatagtgtgccgttcatacactctcacccaaaaAAAAAAcggtaaaaatcgacaataatcaacagcaatcggcttgagataacagtaagagttgcgacataaacgccctataccatgggatatctacttacgctattgtttctctatgtcaaTACTTTCAATTAGTATCTCAACTGTTAACTTGTTAAGTGAAATTTGTCGACCGAAAATTCTACTAACTTTTCGACTTAGCGTTCACGTACTTATAATGAGTTTTGAATGTCATAATGCGTTGCTCCTTCGTTTAAATGGAGCGTTACACGACGTCGACTAACCGCAGATGAAACTGATGAAAAAAAAGACAGTAACAGTGCTACCAACCTAGCTTGCCAACCACGGCGTGGAATTATGTTGCGTACTTTATGGGGCAttctatacattttttctccacCAATAATTTCAACCCTCGTTCTATTTGTAGGCCTAATCATGCAACCTTAGACTCAGAGGAcacaaaataacaataattcaatcagcaatgaataaatttaatacgctATTTACAAATTCAAGCAATACGTGTGTATtggttattttaattataatttttccctTGAACTTAGAAATTTAAATTAGCAGATAAGAGCATTAAATAGAACAATTATGAGCTAACGTTAActgtaaattaattaaaaatttcagatacgaatataaaaaattgaaatattttacagATTATCAGCAAATTAACTTCaccttttaaaaaatcaatatcattCGGCTAGAATTttagaataaattcatttgagaTTTTTAAgagattttgaatattatagCTGGCAGATAACTAACCGAATATCAGGAAATTaacatcaaatttaaaaaatcaatatcattcggtacaaattcaaaattttagaataaaatttgaattagaGATTTGGAATTATAGTATAACTGGCAGATAACTAACCGAATATCAGGAAATTAACatcaactttttaaaaatcaatatcattcggtacaaatttaaaattttagaataaattcatttgagattttcaagagattttgaattatagtATAACTGGCAGATAACCAACCAAATATCGGGAAATTAAcatcaaattcaaaaaaaaatcaatatcactCGGTACAAGTAAACAATTTTAGAATAAAgtcatttgaaattttaaagagATTTAGAATAGTATAACTGGcagatgaaataaaataattgtcaaATCTACagtgattaattattatcatctactTTCACTAAAAGAAGATATATTACTTTTTCTGcattaaatgaaaattcaaaaatacaattttaaaaatagaattggAATAGAATGAACGATTTTATTGTAAACATGAGTATTAGAATTTAACATATAAGTATGAGAAATGaggattttcattcatttacctGGTTTAAGAATAAACTATAATGATGATGTTTTAAACATATAACATAGTTCATAGCAATGGTAGAGAGTCCATTCCAAAACTATTTGTAAACACAACTCACTACTTTGATGAATGTAATCGCAGAAACGTTGCACCACACTTGTTCCTTGatggtataaaaataaaaagtcactTACAATAAAAGGGGGTTTCAATGTTCATTGATCAAGTCACTAACCTCAGGAGGCAGCTCAATTTGTCTACAGCGTCTCTGTAAATAATAAAGATTAGACGAAATTAATTCCAGATACATTCATTTCCAATGGGttataatcaataatagaaaatggTTATTTCAATAACGCCAAAAACCTCCAATGTagtcaaatattaaaattggcAAAGATtaggtgaaataaaaacgatgttgtcagttccatataatttatttgagccaaacttaagtttcaatgcaTTAAGGCAACATCTTTAGTCTTCTTTTTTGTTAGACCAAACAAAACTAAAACCAAGTCTAACCAATGATgccttagtgcattgaaacttaagtttggctcaaataaattaagtggaactgacaatatcgttctTATTCCACTTTAataattatggagaaattccacaatatctttGTTCATAGTAAAAATATTTCTGATTTGAACTCACTTGATCATCTATTCTACGCTATGGGATGGTgttttgatgaaaataattatttttaaattacagTCTACTGATTGAAGATGAATCGAAAAATCAGAGGTTGCTCATATATTGGAAATGTCTAATTGTGTTATTGTCCTATTTTTTTACAGAGggagaaaatattttgatttgttgATCAACCACCTatctttttataatattcattataacaacaaatattcaattattattcaacgaaaatcctaaataaatgctgtgaatcaccccgaagacttctgctactgcagacattggcAACAGGGttgacagctagatggaaattcgatgagaactactatccaaaaattagttgccagcccgggaatcgaacccggtacctcccaattgctagtcaggaatccttacccttacaccaaactgacaatctccggatagcagcgctcattttatacgaagcccggaggtaccgggttctattcccgggctggcaactaatttttggatagtagttctcatcgaatttccatctagctgtcaaCCCTGTTggcaatgtctgcagtagcagaagtcttcggggtgattcacagcatttatttaggattttcgttaaataatcattatatattaattagcatttgaataaatgcattctctatttaattccatcgacaaataatattcatcctCACAAGAGTAATGCTTCCAAAATAGTCTATAAATACGGCCCAAAAAGTATCAGGATGATCTTGACAAATTTCTACCTAATTCTAATACATGTCGAAACGAGATTGGTACATAGTTCTTGACGATTTTTACCTGGCTAGTGGCCTTGTTTGATCCAACTGTTCGGAGATCGTATTTGCCTGATCTATCAGAGATTTCAACTGTTTAGGTGTATTATCCGGTTGGAGCCAAACTTTCGGTAAAGCACTACTGACCTGCAATCAAAATATATTCGTACAATTATTACTCCATCaacaaataattttgtttttgctATGCTGCTTATAGCAataatgtttgaatttgaatgtaatCCATATATAAGGCAAAATGTGTGTCTATTACAGCTATTACCTGTTACTACTGACACTTGTCGGTTGTCGGAGGTATGGACGGCAACTATTACTTTCACAACATTTCAGGAAGGTTGGTaaactattaaaataaattaggaattgaattattcaaagtttaaactcagataataaatcaaatatccaagaagataaaattaaaatttccaaGGACTCAAATCAAAATTCATAGCTCTCACATACTAAGAGTTCACGTCAAGTATTTGGATAAGACAAAAGTTTTTGTTGTGTATTGATGACTTTCATCAAGCACAACTCCCCCAACTATTCTCTACacaaatattatatcaatttttgttttccagAATTGATGTAtctcattattttttctaaaacaTTTCAGCAAATGTTTCGCAAagaattttgttgaatattaatattttattatccaCTTTTAAATAGCAGAACAGCAACCTGTCCCAGATAGAAGTAGATGAAATGCCTCGTCTCGAGTGACATAGCTGCCGAAGTTTCTGCCCACAATGCAGTGCCAGGTTGGACTGTACTTCTTGTCAAACTCTTTTTTGATGAAAGCTGCAATATCTTTTTCGACATTGAACTTCTCCATGCCTTGCACGGCGCAATCAACTATAACTGAATATCATGTCTtaccattcattcatttttttagacTCAAAATAGTTTGTGAATCAAGTTATCATttctacataacctctagactgtgtattccaaattaaggtttaaagcagttttgggcaaatgcctgttgtttttacctggattgtatttgtatacGATTACCAAAATTAAATTGTCGTGGTTAGAGTGgccattactgtccaaacttcaccacgtcaacaaataaaaaggtcattctattctatttcaagtcattctatCACCATCCACCCCATTACCAAGGTATAAAGCCTCATGTTCACATGTGGAAGTCACCCACGCCGAATTTCTCCAGTGACCACATCCATATTTATTCGATCaaacacattacaatattggaaataaaGACCTTCGctagtccaaaacttcttcccTTCCTAAATTTAGTTTATTAAAACTGTCCAAATTAGGGTTATCTTCATCATATGAACAATTTTCACTTTCTGCAAGATTTAATGCAGACCTTATTAAGGCCtgcattttataattataatgttgaatttTGTTCGGTTGATATAAACGTAAAATAAACCACTGCATTAATACTTTAGACGGGCTACACACTggtgtctatagtgaggtccatgttataatggcagtgtacgattgacaatactgttgctgtccttttctatcatacaacaaaaacagatagcgctatctctctctagctttgcaatgt
Coding sequences:
- the LOC120352468 gene encoding LOW QUALITY PROTEIN: dynein light chain 2, cytoplasmic-like (The sequence of the model RefSeq protein was modified relative to this genomic sequence to represent the inferred CDS: inserted 2 bases in 1 codon) codes for the protein MEKFNVEKDIAAFIKKEFDKKYSPTWHCIVGRNFGSYVTXETRHFIYFYLGQVAVLLFKSG